In a genomic window of Flavobacterium sp. KACC 22761:
- a CDS encoding L,D-transpeptidase family protein, whose product MKNFTFAVILLLGILFSSPNAFSKNDLHFSEAHKTIVFSVYSPEITTASITAFFKKYSDLKAYQTDVVALYKNKANKPIWFEGNDINEFGYLLYHKLNSTYEEGVQIEIPYKKKLDEVFNEESTSKSKISDSDTELLLSSMYILYAKHVYQGIDAAEQDKIQWYLPKKKFSYETLLDSIVSNPDLLKENKQVLFSQYYKLQEVLKKYREIEKSKQWTPIYMDTPYKDLRPDATSQTIADVRHRLFIIGDLANDSKSNFYDQELMDGVMKYKLRHALTPNYILSKEHIDQMNEPISDRIKTIMLNMERCRWIPPTLENQSEYVMVNIPSFMLYFVRNGNFDIVSKVFIGTPLTKTVIFSGQIDRIVFSPYWNVPASIIQNELKLKMAEDKNYLADHNMEWNGGKVRQKPGPDNALGLVKFMFPNPNDIYMHDSPSKSLFGFEKRIFSHGCINVEKAKDLAISMLKDYPDWTLEKINAAMNGQKETPFMLPKKIPIYIGYFTAWVTRDGNMNFYPDVYDRDTRLNGMLFPNDTAYKSDQE is encoded by the coding sequence ATGAAAAACTTTACTTTTGCCGTAATTCTTTTACTGGGAATTCTTTTTAGTTCCCCAAATGCTTTTTCTAAAAATGATTTGCATTTTTCTGAAGCCCATAAAACAATTGTTTTTTCTGTCTATTCTCCAGAAATTACTACTGCTTCAATAACTGCATTTTTCAAAAAGTATTCTGATTTAAAAGCCTATCAAACAGATGTTGTCGCTTTATATAAAAATAAAGCCAATAAGCCGATTTGGTTTGAAGGAAATGATATAAACGAATTTGGATATCTTTTATATCATAAATTAAATTCAACTTACGAAGAAGGCGTTCAGATTGAAATTCCGTATAAAAAGAAACTTGACGAAGTTTTTAACGAGGAGTCAACATCAAAATCGAAAATTTCAGATTCTGATACCGAACTTTTATTGAGTTCCATGTATATTTTGTACGCCAAACATGTTTATCAAGGAATTGATGCTGCCGAGCAAGATAAAATTCAATGGTATTTGCCAAAGAAAAAATTCTCTTATGAAACATTGCTCGATTCAATTGTAAGCAATCCAGATTTATTGAAGGAAAATAAACAGGTTCTTTTTAGTCAATATTACAAACTTCAGGAAGTTTTAAAAAAATACCGCGAAATCGAAAAAAGCAAACAATGGACCCCTATCTATATGGACACGCCTTATAAAGACTTGCGTCCAGATGCAACTTCTCAAACTATTGCAGACGTGAGACATCGCTTATTTATAATTGGCGATTTAGCCAATGATTCAAAAAGCAATTTTTATGATCAAGAATTGATGGATGGCGTTATGAAATACAAACTCCGACATGCGTTGACGCCAAATTACATCCTCTCGAAAGAACATATTGACCAAATGAACGAACCTATCAGCGACCGCATTAAAACCATAATGCTGAATATGGAACGTTGCAGATGGATTCCGCCTACACTAGAAAATCAAAGCGAATATGTGATGGTCAACATTCCTTCGTTTATGCTATATTTTGTGCGCAATGGAAATTTTGATATTGTTTCGAAAGTTTTTATTGGAACACCATTAACCAAAACCGTGATTTTTAGTGGTCAAATTGATCGTATTGTCTTTAGTCCGTATTGGAATGTTCCTGCCAGCATCATTCAAAACGAATTAAAATTAAAAATGGCCGAAGACAAAAATTATCTTGCTGATCACAATATGGAATGGAATGGCGGGAAAGTAAGGCAAAAACCCGGGCCGGATAATGCTTTAGGACTTGTGAAATTTATGTTCCCAAATCCGAATGACATTTATATGCATGATTCTCCATCGAAAAGTTTATTTGGATTTGAAAAACGTATTTTCAGTCATGGCTGTATCAATGTTGAAAAAGCAAAAGATCTAGCCATTTCAATGCTAAAAGATTATCCGGATTGGACACTTGAAAAAATAAATGCAGCGATGAACGGCCAAAAAGAAACCCCTTTTATGTTGCCTAAAAAAATTCCGATATACATTGGTTATTTTACAGCTTGGGTAACTCGAGACGGAAATATGAACTTTTATCCAGATGTTTATGATCGAGATACTCGTTTAAACGGAATGCTGTTTCCAAATGATACTGCTTATAAATCAGATCAGGAATAA
- a CDS encoding response regulator: MFKKVIIAEDLDSISFGIEQVLKDLGIENFDYSKYCDDAYLKIRKAIQDNDPYDLLISDLSFKTDHREVKLSSGDELVQKTREIQPDIKILTYSVEDKSYRIKSLFENASINAFVLKGRNSIDELKKAIGIISASEDKFISPEIASVLQEKTNFEIDDIDIKILKYLTEGKSQDDIIEIFKNANIKPNSKSAIEKRLSKLKDFFKASNTVQLVYIAKDMGII; the protein is encoded by the coding sequence ATGTTTAAAAAAGTAATAATAGCCGAAGATCTAGATAGCATCAGTTTTGGAATCGAGCAAGTCCTGAAAGATTTAGGAATTGAAAATTTCGACTATTCCAAATATTGCGATGACGCCTATTTAAAAATACGCAAAGCCATTCAAGACAATGATCCTTATGATTTATTGATAAGTGACCTTTCGTTCAAAACAGATCATCGTGAGGTAAAACTTAGTAGTGGCGACGAATTGGTACAGAAAACACGAGAAATACAACCTGATATTAAAATACTAACCTATTCAGTCGAGGACAAAAGTTATCGCATCAAATCGCTTTTTGAAAATGCGTCAATAAATGCCTTTGTTTTGAAAGGAAGAAACAGTATTGATGAACTTAAAAAAGCAATCGGGATTATTTCGGCTTCTGAGGACAAATTCATTTCACCAGAAATTGCATCTGTACTGCAAGAAAAAACCAATTTTGAAATTGACGATATCGATATTAAAATCTTGAAATATCTAACCGAAGGAAAATCACAGGACGATATTATCGAAATTTTCAAAAATGCCAATATAAAACCCAACAGCAAAAGCGCCATTGAAAAAAGATTATCAAAATTGAAAGACTTTTTTAAAGCCAGTAATACGGTACAGCTTGTTTATATTGCAAAAGATATGGGGATTATTTAA
- a CDS encoding GH1 family beta-glucosidase produces the protein MNKIEKSFLNKNQFGEDFLWGVSTAAFQIEGAHDTDGKGSSIWDVFTAQKGKIKNGHHAITACDFYNSYQTDISLIRELNIPNFRFSISWTRIMPTGTHPVNQAGIDYYNKIIDSLLAQGIEPWVTLYHWDLPYALEEKGGWTNRESVTWFSDYVAICAKHFGDRVKNWIVINEPSVFTGAGYFLGIHAPGKKGITNYIKAMHHVTLATVAGAKKLRENVPNANIGTTFSCTHIEPFSQNQKDIEAAKRVDTLLNRTFIEPLLGLGYPQDDLPVLKKLNNYIFEDDRNNLAFDFDFIGLQCYTREVVKASLLTPYIGAELISAEKRNVISTEMGWEVYPPALYHILKRFNGYEGIKKIIITENGAAFPDTVTNGKVYDIKRTHFIQDHLEQILKAKEEGLNVDGYFVWTLTDNFEWAEGYNARFGLIHIDFETQKRTIKNSGYWFKDFLS, from the coding sequence ATGAATAAAATTGAAAAATCATTTTTGAACAAAAATCAATTTGGTGAAGATTTCTTGTGGGGTGTTTCAACCGCCGCTTTCCAAATTGAAGGTGCTCATGATACCGACGGAAAAGGTTCTTCGATCTGGGATGTTTTTACTGCCCAGAAAGGAAAAATCAAAAACGGGCATCATGCTATAACTGCTTGTGATTTCTATAATTCGTACCAAACAGATATTAGTTTGATTCGCGAATTGAATATCCCTAATTTTCGATTTTCAATTTCCTGGACTCGAATTATGCCTACGGGAACTCATCCTGTAAATCAGGCCGGAATTGACTATTACAATAAAATTATTGATTCGCTTTTGGCGCAAGGAATCGAGCCTTGGGTGACACTTTACCATTGGGACTTGCCTTATGCACTTGAAGAAAAAGGCGGATGGACAAATCGTGAATCTGTTACTTGGTTTTCAGATTATGTTGCGATTTGTGCAAAACATTTTGGCGATCGTGTAAAAAACTGGATAGTCATCAATGAACCTTCTGTTTTTACTGGCGCAGGTTATTTCTTGGGCATACATGCACCTGGAAAAAAAGGCATCACAAATTATATCAAAGCCATGCATCATGTGACTTTGGCAACAGTTGCTGGCGCAAAAAAACTTCGAGAAAATGTTCCTAATGCAAATATCGGAACCACTTTTTCTTGCACGCATATAGAACCTTTTTCTCAAAATCAAAAAGATATCGAAGCAGCAAAACGCGTTGACACGCTGCTAAACCGAACTTTTATCGAACCGCTTTTAGGACTAGGTTATCCGCAAGACGATCTGCCAGTTTTGAAAAAACTAAATAATTATATTTTTGAAGATGATCGAAATAATCTTGCATTTGACTTTGACTTCATCGGACTTCAATGTTATACTCGAGAAGTTGTAAAAGCATCATTATTGACGCCCTATATTGGTGCCGAATTAATAAGTGCCGAAAAACGAAATGTAATTTCCACCGAAATGGGCTGGGAAGTTTATCCGCCTGCGCTCTATCACATTTTAAAAAGATTCAACGGCTACGAAGGCATCAAAAAAATTATAATTACTGAAAATGGCGCAGCATTTCCGGACACCGTAACAAACGGAAAAGTCTATGACATAAAACGTACACATTTCATCCAAGATCATTTAGAACAAATTTTAAAAGCCAAAGAAGAAGGCTTAAATGTCGATGGCTATTTTGTTTGGACTTTGACTGATAATTTTGAATGGGCAGAAGGTTACAACGCCCGATTCGGATTAATTCATATTGATTTTGAAACGCAAAAGAGAACTATAAAAAATTCTGGATATTGGTTTAAAGATTTTTTATCGTAA
- a CDS encoding ATP-binding protein: MLRSPFFYFIILLSLFSCKEKKTVNPNTEAIQKEALSLRNKGYENILKQNFNTAFHEFNKSKILFETLKDSVNIGYVLLQLAAIQQVNGDYYGSKETVTEASAYFKKNSIYAPDINIVLGIADKELSLYNDAIYYYKESAKEYKDPIAKLGPLSNIGPIYIQQKKYDKAIALLESILGKNLLNNEAQASSKARIQDNLGYAYFKYGMDEKGFHLMDNALKKRNEIKDTYGSIESYLHLADYYSKKDVQKSDENALKAYNISTKLNSVDERLEALQILISNDHSPKKQKYVQKYFTLNDSIIKVRNNFKNKFAKIKYDAKKEKDENQKLRLEKAENQLALQKEKFLRIVLLIIFIFLVILIAILIRYYKNKNKAIEFKASYETETRIAKKIHDELANDVFNVIAFTESQPLSIENTKENLLQKLDDIYGRVRGISKENNKIDTGANFTRNIKELFSTYNTSTRNIIFTNLENIHWEMVDDIKKITINRILQELMVNMKKHSKANLVAIKFESDQNSIFINYTDNGVGCEKNTITKNGLQNMESRIQAVKGTVDFETEPNKGFKAKIIIPK; this comes from the coding sequence ATGTTACGGTCCCCGTTTTTTTATTTCATAATTCTTCTTTCTCTTTTTTCATGTAAAGAAAAAAAGACCGTCAATCCTAATACAGAAGCTATACAAAAAGAAGCGCTTAGCTTACGAAATAAAGGATACGAAAATATCTTAAAACAAAATTTCAACACTGCTTTTCATGAGTTTAATAAATCCAAAATACTTTTCGAAACTTTAAAAGACAGTGTCAATATTGGATATGTCCTTCTACAGTTGGCCGCAATACAGCAAGTTAACGGAGATTATTACGGCAGCAAGGAAACAGTTACTGAAGCATCAGCGTATTTTAAAAAAAATAGTATATATGCTCCTGATATAAATATCGTCTTAGGCATTGCCGATAAAGAACTTTCCTTATACAATGATGCAATTTATTATTATAAAGAATCTGCAAAAGAATATAAAGATCCTATTGCAAAACTAGGCCCGCTATCTAATATTGGCCCCATCTATATCCAACAAAAAAAGTACGATAAGGCAATTGCTCTTTTAGAATCTATTTTGGGCAAAAATTTATTAAATAATGAAGCTCAAGCATCCTCTAAAGCTCGAATTCAAGATAATTTGGGTTATGCTTATTTTAAATACGGAATGGATGAAAAAGGATTTCATTTAATGGATAATGCGCTCAAAAAAAGAAATGAAATCAAAGATACATACGGAAGTATTGAAAGCTACCTTCATTTAGCAGACTATTATTCCAAAAAAGATGTTCAAAAATCAGATGAAAATGCCCTGAAAGCATACAATATTTCTACAAAACTAAATAGTGTTGATGAAAGATTAGAAGCTTTGCAAATTTTAATTTCAAATGACCACAGTCCTAAAAAGCAAAAATATGTTCAAAAGTATTTTACGCTAAACGACAGTATTATTAAAGTTAGAAACAACTTCAAAAATAAATTCGCCAAAATCAAATACGATGCTAAAAAAGAAAAAGACGAAAATCAAAAACTTCGTTTAGAAAAAGCGGAAAACCAGTTAGCGCTTCAGAAAGAAAAATTTCTGCGAATTGTATTGCTAATCATATTTATTTTTCTTGTCATTTTAATAGCAATCCTAATACGTTATTATAAAAACAAAAACAAAGCAATCGAATTTAAAGCTTCGTACGAAACCGAAACGAGAATTGCTAAAAAAATACACGATGAGTTGGCGAACGACGTTTTTAACGTAATTGCTTTTACGGAATCTCAGCCTTTGTCTATAGAAAACACCAAAGAGAATCTTCTTCAAAAATTAGATGATATTTATGGTCGTGTAAGAGGAATTTCAAAAGAAAATAATAAAATTGATACTGGTGCAAATTTCACCCGAAACATAAAAGAACTGTTTTCGACTTACAATACTAGCACAAGAAATATCATATTTACTAATTTAGAAAACATACATTGGGAAATGGTCGATGATATAAAAAAAATTACCATTAACCGAATTTTGCAAGAGTTAATGGTAAATATGAAAAAACACAGCAAGGCAAATCTTGTTGCTATAAAATTTGAAAGCGATCAAAACTCAATCTTCATCAATTACACCGATAATGGAGTTGGTTGTGAAAAAAACACAATAACAAAAAATGGTCTGCAGAATATGGAAAGCCGTATTCAGGCCGTTAAAGGAACTGTAGATTTTGAAACAGAACCGAACAAAGGTTTTAAGGCTAAAATAATTATTCCTAAATAG
- a CDS encoding TolC family protein, translating into MYNKLKVYKYSAALGLCLAVVGCKAPAPDTTTTSEPVPESFGAAATQDTTNTSTVKWRAFFKDQNLVDLIDVALKNNQELNMTLQEIEIAKNDVRVRKGLLLPQVGVRAGAGVEKVGRYTSQGAGDATTEIKPGVEMPDPLGDFTIAAYANWEVDIWKKLRNSKKAALNRYLATVEGKNFVVTNLIAEIADSYYELLALDNQLDIVKQTITLQSNALEIVKIQKQAARATELGVKKFEAEVLTSKSMEFDILQQIKETENKINFLLGRYPQEIKRSNTKFLTLLPASVSAGIPSQLLMNRPDVKQAELELVAAKLDVKVARAEFYPSLDITAAFGVQAFKPSYLFTLPESLLYSLAGDLAAPLINRNAIKAEFSSANARQLQALYNYDKTILNAYLEVSNQLSKIDNLQKSYDLKSQQVDALNKSIDVSNDLFKSARVDYFEVLMTQRDALEANLELIDTKKEQLNAAVHVYRDLGGGWK; encoded by the coding sequence ATGTATAATAAATTAAAAGTATATAAATATAGCGCTGCATTAGGTTTGTGTTTGGCTGTAGTAGGCTGTAAAGCTCCTGCGCCAGATACAACAACTACTAGTGAGCCGGTTCCAGAATCATTTGGTGCTGCTGCCACTCAGGATACAACAAATACCTCAACTGTAAAATGGAGAGCGTTCTTTAAGGATCAAAACCTTGTCGATTTGATTGATGTGGCCCTGAAAAACAATCAGGAGTTAAACATGACGCTGCAGGAAATCGAAATTGCTAAGAACGATGTTAGAGTTCGTAAAGGACTTTTATTGCCGCAAGTTGGTGTTCGTGCCGGAGCTGGAGTAGAAAAAGTAGGAAGGTATACCAGCCAAGGTGCTGGTGATGCCACTACAGAAATCAAACCTGGAGTTGAAATGCCAGATCCTCTTGGAGATTTTACTATTGCGGCTTATGCAAACTGGGAAGTTGATATCTGGAAAAAACTGCGTAATTCTAAAAAAGCAGCTTTAAACAGATATTTAGCAACCGTTGAAGGTAAAAACTTTGTGGTTACCAATCTTATTGCTGAAATAGCTGATTCTTACTATGAATTATTAGCGCTAGACAATCAGTTGGATATTGTGAAGCAAACCATTACGCTGCAATCTAACGCTTTGGAAATTGTGAAAATTCAGAAGCAAGCGGCGAGAGCAACAGAACTTGGAGTTAAGAAGTTTGAAGCCGAAGTATTGACTTCAAAAAGTATGGAGTTTGATATTTTGCAGCAAATTAAAGAAACGGAAAACAAAATTAATTTCTTGCTAGGACGTTATCCTCAGGAAATTAAAAGAAGCAACACAAAATTTTTGACTTTGTTGCCAGCTTCAGTAAGTGCTGGAATTCCATCTCAATTGTTGATGAATCGTCCTGATGTGAAACAAGCAGAATTAGAATTGGTTGCTGCAAAACTAGATGTAAAAGTGGCTCGTGCAGAATTTTATCCTTCACTTGACATTACGGCAGCTTTTGGAGTTCAAGCGTTCAAACCATCGTATTTGTTTACACTTCCTGAATCACTTTTGTATTCATTGGCAGGAGATCTTGCTGCGCCACTGATCAATAGAAACGCTATTAAGGCTGAGTTTTCAAGCGCAAATGCAAGACAGCTTCAGGCATTATATAATTATGACAAAACAATCTTAAACGCTTATTTAGAAGTATCTAATCAGCTTTCTAAAATTGATAATCTGCAAAAAAGCTATGATTTGAAATCACAACAAGTTGATGCATTAAACAAGTCGATTGATGTATCGAATGATTTATTCAAATCTGCAAGAGTTGATTATTTTGAGGTTTTAATGACACAACGCGATGCATTAGAAGCAAATTTAGAATTGATTGATACTAAAAAAGAACAACTTAACGCTGCAGTTCATGTTTACAGAGACCTAGGCGGAGGTTGGAAGTAG
- a CDS encoding efflux RND transporter permease subunit, translating to MFNKFIQRPVLSIVISLVIVFLGVLSVLSLPITQFPTISPPMVNVTADYPGSNGELMIKAVVIPLERALNGVPGMKYMASDAGNDGEATIKVVFNLGTDPNQAAINVQNRVASVTNKLPPLVIREGIKITREVPSMLMYVNLYSTDPNTDMKFLYNYADINVLSELKRVNGIGSGDILGTREYAMRIWLKPDRMLAYKISADEIMEALSSQSLEASPGKTGESSGKRSQAFEYVLKYSGRFTTKEQYENIVVKANSNGELLRLKDVAKVEFGSSMYDIYSNLNGRPSAAIVLKQSFGSNANQVIEEVKAKLEKIKQKFPKGMDYEISYDVSKFLDASIEKVIHTLVEAFILVGLVVFLFLGDWRSTVIPAIAVPVSLVGTFVFMTFFDISLNLITLFALVLAIGVVVDDAIVVIEAVHAKMEEEHLSPFKATKQAMHEIAGAIVAITFLMAAVFIPVAFMSGPVGVFYRQFSVTMATAIILSGIVALTLTPALCAMMLKNDHGKPKKKTPANRFIDAFNEKFNLAQGKYQNVLGKIVNRRVVTFVALIGFCIGTWAISSSVPSGFIPNEDQGMFYAVIQTPPGSSLERTNNIAERVQKIAETIDGVKSVSSLAGYEILSEGTGANSGTCLVNLKDWSDRKESVVEIMHEMEEKCKDIAGANIEFFQPPAVPGYGAAGGFELRLLDKTGSGDYKRMEKVNNEFVAELNKQPELSNVFSFYSSSFPQYMMKVDNDLAQQKGVSIENAMNTLSTLVGSNYEISFIKFGINYKVIVQASPEYRAQPDDILKLYVKNDRDEMVPYSAFMRLEKVYGLSEITRHNMYTSTQISGSPAAGYSSGTAIKVIQQIAEKKLPRGYDIDWAGISADEVAQGNQAIWVFLICLGFVYLVLAAQYESFILPLSVILSLPAGIFGAFLLLKFTGLENNIYAQVAMVMLIGLLGKNAVLIVEFAIQRHAAGKSVLDAAMEGAKARFRPILMTSFAFIAGLLPLAFATGPGKIGNRTIGTAAAGGMLIGTICGVFLIPGLYYIFGRIAEKHKLVKHEEENPLTEEIDNNHV from the coding sequence ATGTTTAATAAATTTATTCAAAGACCTGTTCTGTCGATAGTAATATCGTTGGTTATTGTCTTTTTGGGAGTGCTGTCGGTATTGAGTTTGCCAATTACACAGTTCCCTACCATTTCACCACCAATGGTGAACGTTACTGCAGATTATCCAGGATCCAATGGTGAGTTGATGATCAAAGCCGTTGTAATTCCCCTGGAAAGAGCCCTAAATGGTGTTCCTGGAATGAAATATATGGCTTCTGATGCGGGTAACGACGGTGAGGCTACTATAAAAGTGGTTTTTAATTTAGGTACAGATCCTAACCAAGCGGCGATTAACGTTCAAAACCGTGTGGCTTCGGTTACCAATAAACTTCCTCCTTTGGTAATTCGTGAGGGTATCAAAATTACGCGTGAAGTACCTAGTATGTTGATGTACGTGAACCTTTACAGTACAGACCCAAATACCGACATGAAATTCTTGTATAACTATGCTGATATCAACGTACTTTCTGAATTAAAAAGGGTAAATGGTATTGGTTCTGGGGATATCTTAGGAACACGTGAATATGCAATGCGTATTTGGTTGAAGCCAGATCGTATGTTGGCTTATAAAATTTCTGCTGATGAAATAATGGAAGCATTATCCAGTCAGAGTTTGGAAGCTTCGCCAGGTAAAACAGGGGAGAGTTCTGGTAAACGTTCTCAGGCGTTTGAATATGTATTGAAATATTCTGGACGTTTTACAACAAAAGAACAATACGAGAACATTGTAGTGAAAGCAAATTCAAATGGAGAGCTTTTACGTTTGAAAGATGTTGCTAAAGTTGAATTTGGTAGCTCGATGTATGATATCTATTCTAATTTGAATGGAAGGCCATCTGCAGCGATTGTATTAAAACAATCTTTTGGAAGTAACGCGAATCAGGTTATTGAAGAGGTAAAAGCAAAACTGGAAAAAATCAAGCAAAAATTCCCTAAAGGAATGGATTATGAAATTTCATACGACGTTTCTAAATTCCTTGATGCTTCTATTGAAAAAGTAATCCACACACTTGTTGAGGCGTTTATTCTGGTAGGTTTGGTAGTATTCCTTTTCTTAGGAGACTGGCGTTCAACAGTTATTCCTGCAATTGCGGTACCTGTATCATTGGTTGGAACATTTGTATTCATGACATTTTTCGATATTTCGTTGAACTTGATTACGTTATTTGCTTTAGTATTGGCAATTGGGGTCGTGGTCGATGATGCGATTGTGGTTATTGAGGCGGTGCACGCCAAGATGGAAGAAGAGCATCTTTCGCCATTTAAAGCAACAAAACAAGCAATGCATGAAATTGCTGGAGCGATCGTAGCAATTACATTCCTTATGGCAGCGGTATTTATTCCGGTAGCATTTATGTCTGGTCCAGTTGGAGTATTTTACAGACAGTTCTCTGTAACTATGGCAACGGCTATTATTCTTTCTGGTATTGTCGCATTGACATTGACACCGGCACTTTGTGCGATGATGTTGAAAAACGATCACGGAAAACCTAAAAAGAAAACACCAGCGAATCGATTTATTGATGCATTTAACGAAAAGTTCAACCTTGCACAAGGTAAATATCAAAATGTATTAGGAAAAATCGTTAACAGACGAGTAGTAACATTTGTTGCTTTAATTGGATTCTGTATTGGAACTTGGGCGATAAGCAGTTCTGTTCCTTCTGGATTTATTCCGAATGAGGATCAGGGAATGTTTTATGCAGTTATTCAGACGCCTCCTGGTTCATCATTAGAAAGAACAAACAATATTGCTGAAAGAGTTCAAAAAATTGCTGAAACTATTGATGGAGTAAAATCTGTTTCTTCATTAGCAGGATATGAAATTCTGTCTGAAGGTACTGGTGCAAACTCAGGAACATGTTTGGTGAATCTTAAAGACTGGAGCGACAGAAAAGAATCTGTTGTTGAGATTATGCACGAAATGGAGGAAAAATGTAAAGATATTGCGGGAGCAAATATCGAATTTTTCCAACCACCTGCTGTACCTGGATATGGTGCTGCCGGAGGATTTGAGCTTCGTTTGTTAGATAAAACGGGTTCTGGAGATTATAAACGAATGGAGAAGGTAAATAATGAATTTGTTGCCGAGTTGAATAAACAACCAGAATTATCGAATGTATTCAGTTTTTATAGCTCGAGTTTCCCTCAATACATGATGAAAGTCGATAATGATTTGGCACAACAAAAAGGAGTTTCTATCGAGAACGCAATGAATACTTTGTCAACGCTTGTAGGTAGTAACTATGAAATCAGTTTTATCAAATTCGGAATCAACTATAAAGTAATTGTTCAGGCTTCGCCAGAATATCGTGCACAGCCAGATGATATCTTGAAATTGTATGTTAAAAATGATCGTGATGAAATGGTACCTTATTCTGCTTTCATGAGATTGGAGAAAGTGTACGGACTTTCGGAGATTACGCGCCATAACATGTATACCTCAACGCAAATTAGTGGTTCTCCAGCGGCGGGTTACAGTTCTGGTACGGCGATTAAAGTAATTCAGCAAATAGCAGAGAAAAAACTACCAAGAGGATACGATATTGACTGGGCAGGTATTTCTGCCGATGAGGTTGCGCAAGGTAATCAAGCAATTTGGGTATTTTTGATCTGTTTAGGATTCGTTTACTTGGTTCTAGCGGCTCAATACGAGAGTTTTATTTTGCCATTATCAGTAATTCTTTCTTTGCCGGCAGGTATTTTTGGAGCTTTCCTTTTATTGAAATTCACAGGATTAGAAAACAATATTTACGCTCAAGTTGCCATGGTAATGCTTATTGGTTTATTAGGTAAAAATGCCGTATTGATCGTTGAGTTTGCAATTCAAAGGCATGCTGCCGGAAAATCGGTTCTTGACGCGGCGATGGAAGGTGCAAAAGCAAGGTTCCGTCCTATCTTAATGACTTCGTTTGCGTTTATCGCTGGTTTGTTGCCGCTTGCTTTTGCAACGGGTCCAGGTAAAATTGGTAATAGAACTATTGGTACTGCAGCTGCGGGAGGAATGCTTATCGGAACTATTTGTGGGGTGTTCTTGATTCCAGGATTGTACTACATCTTCGGAAGAATTGCAGAAAAACACAAACTGGTTAAACATGAAGAAGAAAACCCATTAACTGAAGAAATTGACAACAATCATGTATAA